GCTCGGCGACCACCCGGACGATCACCCGTTCGGCGCCGGGCGCGTCCGGACCGGCGTCGCGGCCGTCGTACTTGTGCGAAAGCTCGTTGTCGAGTGACCGCTCAGGATCGGGCGTGATGCTCGCTCGGCCCCGGATCTCGGTGTAGCGCTCGGGGTCCTCGCGATCCATGATCGTCACGCTGACGCGCGGGTCGCGGCGCATGTTCCGCTCCTTCGACCGCCCCGCGACGGTGGAGAACAACAGGTCGTCGCCGTCCCGGCCGACCCACATCGCCGAGGTCTGCGGGCCGCCGTCCGCGTTGATCGTGGCCAGTGCCGCGTAGTTGCGCCCATCGATCAGCGCCCGGACCGCCTCGCTCAGTTCCACACCCATGCCACAAAACCTATCGCGGTAGGTGAACCCCCAGACCCCGGTGACATAGGCGACGCCAGACCCCCGAAAACGGCCTCGTCTCGTTAAGCTCGCCAGCCATGAGCAGTGCGACGGAGCCTGTCGGGACGCCCCCGAGCGAAGAACCGGACATCCACACCACCGCCGGCAAGCTCGGCGACCTGTACCGGCGCTACGACGAAGCGGTGCACGCCGGCTCGGCGCGCGCGGTCGAGCGCCAGCACGCCAAGGGCAAAAAGACCGCCCGCGAGCGCATCGACCTGCTGCTCGATCCCGGCTCGTTCATCGAGCTGGACGAGCTGGCCCGGCACCGCTCGACCAACTTCGGCCAGGACCGCAACCGGCCGTACGGCGACGGCGTGGTGACCGGCTACGGCACCGTCGACGGCCGCCCGGTCTGCGTGTTCAGCCAGGACGTCACCGTGTTCGGCGGCTCGCTCGGCGAGGTCTACGGCGAGAAGATCGTCAAGGTGATGGACCTGGCGATCAAGACCGGCCGCCCGATCATCGGCATCAACGAGGGCGGCGGCGCGCGCATCCAGGAGGGCGTGGTCTCGCTCGGCCTCTACGGCGAGATCTTCACCCGCAACGTCAAGGCCTCCGGCGTGGTCCCGCAGATCTCGCTGATCATGGGCGCGAACGCGGGCGGGCACGTCTACTCCCCGGCGCTGACCGACTTCGTGGTGATGGTCGACCAGACCTCGCAGATGTTCATCACCGGCCCGGACGTGGTCAAGACGGTGACCGGCGAGGAGGTGACGCTGGAGGAACTCGGCGGCGCCCGCACGCACAACACCAAGTCCGGCAACGCGCACTACATGGGCTCCGACGACGAGGACGCCATCGCCTACGTCAAGGAACTGCTGTCCTACCTCCCGGCGAACAACCTCTCCGAGCCGCCGGTGTTCGAGGCCCCGCAGCCGACCGGCGAGTCGATCCACGACGAGGTCACCGACTCCGACCGCGAGCTGAACGAGCTGATCCCCGACTCGGTGAACCAGCCGTACGACATGCACGAGGTCATCACCCGCGTGCTCGACGACGGTGAGTTCCTCGAGGTGCAGGAGCTGTTCGCACCGAACATCATCGTCGGCTTCGGCCGGGTGTCCGGGCAGAGCGTCGGCATCGTGGCCAACCAGCCGACGCAGTTCGCCGGCTGCCTCGACATCGACGCCTCCGAGAAGGCCGCGCGGTTCGTGCGGACCTGCGACGCGTTCAACGTCCCGGTGCTCACCTTCGTCGACGTGCCCGGCTTCCTGCCGGGCACCGACCAGGAGTGGAACGGCATCATCCGCCGCGGCGCGAAGCTGATCTACGCCTACGCCGAGGCGACCGTGCCGCTGATCACGGTGATCACGCGCAAGGCCTACGGCGGCGCGTACGACGTGATGGGCTCGAAGCACCTCGGCGCGGACCTGAACCTGGCGTGGCCGACCGCGCAGATCGCGGTGATGGGCGCGCAGGGCGCGGCGAACATCGTGCACCGGAAGACGCTGGCCGAAGAGGCCGCCAAGGAGAACGGCGACGTCGACGGCCTGCGCGCGAAGCTGATCCAGGAGTACGAGGACACCCTGTGCAACCCGTACGTGGCCGCCGAGCGCGGGTACGTCGACTCGGTGATCGTGCCCGCGCACACCCGCAGCCACGTGGCCCGCGCGCTGCGGCTGCTCAACGACAAGCGCGAGACCCTGCCGCCCAAGAAGCACGGCAACATCCCGCTGTAAGGGAGTACCGCATGTCCGAGAACCGACCGCTGCTGCGCGTGGTGCGCGGCACCCCGGCCGACGACGAACTCGCCGCGCTGGCCGCCGTGATCGCCGCCGCGGCTTCTGCGGGCGAAAGCCGGTCCGAGCCGCAAAGGCGCGGGTCACGGTGGGCCGATCGGTCCGCGAACCTGCGACAGCCGTTGCAGCCGGGCCCGGGTGCCTGGCGTGCCTCCGCCCTGCCCCGCTGAGTCAGAACCTGCTTTTACCCGCGAAAGGCCGCACCGCTCCGGTGCGGCCTTTCGCGCGTTTTGTCCTGGTCGACAGGTGAATGCTCCCGGCCATATAGTCCACACGGAATAACCGGTAAGGACTACGACTGGGGGAAGGATGGGCGCCAAGCTCACCCCGCTGGCCGTGGCGGTGCTGTCGCTGCTCCACGAGAAGACGATGCACCCCTACGAGATGGCCCAGCTCATGCGCGAGCGGTTCACCGACCACCACGTGAAGCTGAAAGCGGGCTCGCTCTACCACACCGTCGACCGCCTCGCGCGGGACGAGTTCATCGAGGTCGTCGGCACCCAACGCGACGGCAGGCGGCCGGAACGCACCGTCTACGCGATCACCCAGGCGGGCCGCGACGCGGTGCTCGAGCGCGCCCGCGTCATGCTCAGCACCCCGGCCGAGGAGTACCCCGAGTTCGTCAACGGCCTCGCGCTCATCGACGAGCTGGGCCGTGACGAGGCCGTCGCCGAGTTGGAGCGCCGCGAGCTACAGCTGTCCACCGGCGTCGCGGCCGACGAGGTCATTCTCGCCAAGCTCCGCGACCGGCAACTGCCCACCGTGTACTGGCTGCACTGGCGTTATTCGGCCGCGCGCCGGGCGTTCGAGCTGGAGTGGACGCGCAAGCTGATCGACGATCTCAAGCACGACCGGGTCACCTGGCCCGACACCAAACCCCAGCTGACCCTGCTCACCGAGGACGGTTCCGATGCCGAGAACGGCTAATCCCTGGGCCGCGCTGGTCGCGCTGTGCCTCGGTTTTTTCATGATCCTGCTGGACACCACGATCGTGTCGATCGCGATCCCGCCGATGATCACCGGCCTGCGCACCGACCTGAACTCGGTGGTCTGGGTGACCAGCGTCTACCTGCTCGCCTACGCGGTGCCGATGCTGCTCTCGGGCCGCCTCGGCGACCGGTTCGGCCCGAAGCGCGTCTACCTGACCGGGCTCGTGCTGTTCACCGTGGCCTCACTCTGGTGCGGCCTGAGCGATTCGATCACCACGCTGATCGTGGCGCGGGCGTTCCAGGGCGTCGGCGCGGCGCTGATGACCCCGCAGACGCTGGCCTTCATCACGCACCTGTTCCCACCCGCCCGCCGGGGCGCGGCGATGGGCTTCTGGGGCGCGGTCGCCGGGATCGCCACCATCTCCGGTCCCCTGCTCGGCGGGGTCCTGGTGGACCACCTCGGCTGGGAGTGGATCTTCTTCGTGAACCTGCCGGTCGGGGTGATCGCGCTGGTCGCCGCGCTGGTGCTGGTGCCGGACTGGCAGCCGAAGCACTCGCACTCCTTCGACCTGCCCGGCATCCTGCTCTCCGCGGCCGGGCTGACGCTTGTTGTCTTCGGCCTGCAGAACGGGCAGCACTACGACTGGGGCACCGTGGCCGGGCCGATCACCGTGCCCGAGATCATCGGCGCCGGGGTGCTCTGCCTGCTCGCCTTCGTCCTCTGGCAGCGGCGCAACCGCAGGGAACCGCTGATGCCGCTGCGGTTGTTCCGGAACCGGGACTTCTCCGCGGGCACCTTCGTCTCGATCACCGTCGGCTTCGCGATGACCGCGGTCTTCATCCCGCTGGTCATCTACCTGCAGGGCGGACTGGGCCTCAGCCCGACCGAAGCCGCGCTGGTGACCATTCCGATGTGCCTCACGCAGGGCTTCGTCGCCCCGCTGGCGGGCAAGCTGTCCGACCGGTTCGACGCCAGGTACGTGCTGGTCACGGGGCTGGTCGCGCTGGCGGGCGGGCTGATGCTGCTGTCCGGGCAGGCGACGGCGGGCACCAGCCCGTGGGCGCTGGTACCGGCGTTGTTGCTGTGCGGTGTCGGCATCGGCTCGCTGTTCCCGCCGATGAGCACGCTGACCATGGGCTCGGTCGAACGCGAGCTGACCGGCTCGGCCTCGGGGGTCTACAACACCGCGCGGCAGGTCGGTGGGGTGCTCGGCAGCGCGGGCGTCGGGGTGCTGCTGCAGATCCGGATCACCTCGGTGATCACCGAATCGGCGACCGCGGCAGCCCAGTCCCTACCGGAAGAAGACCGCGCGGCGTTTGTCAGCGGGCTCTCCGAGGCCGCGGGCAGCGGGAGCGAGTTCGGGCCGCCGTCCACCGGCGGGAAGTACGCCGGGCTCGCCGCCGAGATCGTCCACAACGGACTGATCAGCGCCGCGAAGAGCGCGCTGCTGCTGCCCGCCGTGGTGCTGCTGTTCGGCGTGCTGGCCGCGTTCACCATGCGGGCACGCGAAAGGGCGGGTGCGCGGAGCTGACCCCGCACACCCGCCCATCGGCGCTTACTTCTTGTAGGTCAGGCCGTAGCCGTACGGGAACAGCGCCTTCTTGCCGTCACCGACGTTGATCGGCAGCTGGCTGAAGTTCTCCGCCCAGGAGAAGGTCAGCTTGCCGCTCGGCTTGTGGTCACCGAAGAGCACGTCGGCGACGCCGGCGCCTTCGGTGCCCGGCAGCCACGACGCGAGCAGCGCGTTCCAGCCACCCAGTTCCGAGGTGATGTCCAGCGGGCGACCGGACACGGTCACCACGACAACCGGCACCCCGGTCGCCTTGAGCTTCGCGATGGTCGACAGGTCCTCGGCGTCCAGCTTCAAGCCGTTGGGCCGGTCGCCCTCGCCCTCGGCGTACGGGGTCTCGCCGACCACCGCGACCGCGACGTCGTAGCTCTGGTCGGCCCCGTCGCCCTCGCGGTCGTAGGTGACCTTCGTCTTCGGCCCGCCGACCTGCTGGATGCCCTGCAGGATCGTGGTGCCCGTGGTGATCGGGCCGCTGCTGCCCTGCCAGGTGATGGTCCAGCCACCGGACTGGTTGCCGATGTCGTCGGCGTTCTTGCCCGCGACGAAGACCTTGCTGCCCTTCTTGAGCGGCAGCGCGCCCTCGTTCTTCAGCAGCACCTGCGACTTCTTGACCGCCTCACGCGCCACCGCGCGGTGCTCGGCGCTGCCGAAGTCCTTCTGCAGCGAGCGGTCCGCGTACGGGTTCTCGAACAGCCCCGACTCGAACTTCTTGGTCAGGATGCGCCGGTTCGCGTCGTCGATCCGCGCCTTGGACACGCGCCCGGCGTCGACCTCGGCGCGCAGCAGCGAGATGAACTTCGGCGCGTCGTAGGGCTCCATGAACAGGTCGATGCCCGCGTTGACCGACTCCCGCACCTCTTCCGCGGTGAGGTCGTCGTTGTTGCCGTCGAGCTGGTGGACGCCGTTCCAGTCGGAGACGACCAGGCCGGAGAACTTCAGCTCCTTCTTGAGCACGTCGGTGATCAGGTACTTGTGCCCGTGCGCCTTCTTGCCGTTCCACGAGGAGAAGCTGATCATCACCGAACCGGCGCCTCGCTTGATCGCCTCCTGGAACGGCGGGAGGTGGATCTTGCGCAGCTCGGCTTCGCTGACCTCGGTGTTGCCCTGGTCGTCACCGCCGGTCGTGCCGCCGTCGCCGACGTAGTGCTTGGCGGTGGCCAGCACCGAGCCCTTCGACTTCAGCGAGCGACCCTGGAGGCCGTTGACGATGGTCGCGTTGTCGATGGCGTCCTTCGGGGTCTCACCGAACGACTCGTACGCGCGGCCCCAGCGGTCGTCGCGGGACACGCAGAGGCAGGGCGCGAAGTCCCAGGTCGGGCCGGTGGAACGGACCTCGGACGCGGTCACCTTGCCGATCTTCTCGACCAACTTGGGGTCGTGCGCGGCCCCGAGGCCGACGTTGTGCGGGAAGATCGTCGCGCCGTAGACGTTGTTGTGCCCGTGCACCGCGTCGACGCCGTAGAGGCTCGGAATGCCGAGCGGGGTGGACACCGCGGCCTTCTGGTACGCGTCGTACATGTCGGCCCACGCGGCCGGGGTGTTCGGCGTCGGCACCGAGCCACCACCGGACAGGATCGAGCCGAGCCGCAGGTCGGCGGCCTGCTGCGGGGTGACCGCCCCTCGCTCGGCCTGGGTCATCTGGCCGATCTTGTCGTCCAGGCTCATCCGGTTCATCAGGTCGTGCACCCGCAGCTGCACCGGCAGGTACGGGTTCTTGTACAGCGGCCAGAACGATTCGGGCGCGGCGGACGCGGTGGCCGGGGTCAGCACTGCGCCGGTCAGCAGCAGGCCGCTGACCAGTACACCCGCCATTCGGGACGATCTCCTGGCACGGAGACGAAGGGACATCGGTGTCCTCCGGGAGAGGTTTCGGGCATATGTTGCGCGCGACAACAAAGTAGACCGTGACCTGGCGCACAGGCGTCACAATTCGATAACAGGCGCTGGTCCGTTAACCTTTCGCCTCGTGCGCTTCGTTCTCGCTTCCGCCTCACCCGCCCGCCTCGCGGTGCTCCGCGCCGCCGGTATCGACGCCAGCGTCGTGGTCTCCGGTGTCGACGAGGACGCCGTCGCCGCGGCGCTGACCGACCCCTCACCCAGCGAACTCGTGGTCGCGCTCGCGCGGGCGAAGGCGGCCGTTGTCGCCGACGAGGTCGCCGCGACGCACGCCGAAGCGGTGGTCGTCGGCTGCGACTCGATGCTGTCCATCGGCGGGGAAATGGTCGGCAAACCAGGCCGCCCCGAGGTGGCCATGAAGCGCTGGGCGGTGATGTCCGGCGGTTCCGGTGATCTGCTCACCGGGCATTCGGTGATCCGCTTGCGCAACGGTGAGCGCGTCGCCGAAGCCGCCGGGACGCGGTCGACCACGGTGCGCTTCGCCACTCCGTCCGAAGAGGAACTGGAGCGCTACATCTCAACGGGCGAACCACTTTCCGTCGCCGGATCGTTCACTTTGGACGGTCTGGGCGGCTGGTTCGTCGAAGGTGTGGACGGCGATCCGTCCAGCGTGATCGGCATCAGCCTGCCGCTGACCAGGAACCTGCTGGCCGAGGTCGGCGTGCGGGTCACCGACCTCTGGCGCGAATAGTTCTCACATCCTGAGAGCCGGCCCACACGAACGGGCGTTGCGGAAGAGTCGTGCTTCGCCGAGCGTTGATCCTGCTCGGCAGTTCACGAAACTTTCACGCACCGGAGCGAGCCCGTGTCTTTCATACGGACCTACAACAAGCCGTCGGTGTTCGCCGGAGCAGTGCTCGGCGGACTCGTCCTCGGCGCCTTGCTGGGCGTGCTGGCCAGGACCACCGGAACCCAGTGGCTGACCGACACCCTGGACCAGATCGGCAGCGCGTTCACCACGCTGCTGCAGATCGCGGTGATTCCCCTGGTGTTCACCGCGATCGTGGTGGGCATCAGCAGCCTGCGGAACCTCGGCGGCGGCAAGACCGCGGCCCGGCTCGGCGGGAAAACCGTGCTCTGGTTCGCCATCACCTCGTTCATCGCGGTGCTGATCGGCATCGCGGTCGGCAAGATCGTCGACCCCGGCAGCGGCGGGTTCGCCGCCGAGGCCACCGCGAAGAACGCCGAGCGCGCCGCGAAGGCCACCGGCGGCTCCTGGACCGCCTTCATCGAGGGCCTGCTGCCGCAGAACTTCTTCTCCGCCTTCGCCGAGGGCGAGACGCTGCAGGTGCTGTTCCTGGCCATCCTGTTCGGCGCCGCCGCGTACAGCCTCGGTGAGCGCGCCAAGCCGTTCGTCGACCTGACCACCAGCGTGTTCGAGATCGTGCAGCGCTACCTCGGCTGGATCGTCCGGCTGGCCCCGCTCGGCGTGCTGGGCCTGATCGGCGCGGCGGTGGCCAACTACGGCGACGCGCTGCTCGGCCCGCTCGCCTGGCTGACCGGCGCGGTGTGGATCGGCGTCGGCCTGGTGCTCTTCGTGGTCTACCCGATCCTGCTGCGGTTCGTGGCGAAGGTCTCGCCGGCCAAGTTCTTCGGCAAGGCGTGGACGGCCATCCAGTTCGCCTTCGTGTCGCAGTCCTCGGCCGCGACGCTGCCGCTGACCCGCCAGTCCGCGGTGAACCTCGGCGTGAACCCCGGGTACGCCAGCTTCGCCACCCCGCTGGCCAGTGCGACCAAAATGGACGGTTGCGCGGCGGTCTTCCCGGCCATCGGCGCGATCTTCATCGCGAACATCTCCGGCGTCTCGCTGAACGTGTGGCAGTACCTCGGCATCGTCTTCGTGGCGATCTTCGGCGCGCTGGCCACCGCGGGCACCACCGGCTGGCTGACCGCGCTGACCCTGACCACCGGCCTGATCGGGCTGGCCCCGGAGCAGGTGGCGCTGGGCATCGCGCTGATCTACTCGGTGAACCCGATCATGGACATGGCACGCACGGCGACCAACGTGGCCGGGCAGATCGTGGTGCCGATCATCGTCTCCCGCGGTGAGGGCCTGCTCGACGACGAGGTGCTCAACGCCCCGAGCACGCCGCCGCTGCTCAGCGACACCGGCGCCACGCCGAGCCGTCGCCCGGAGCCGTCGCCCGCCTGATCGGTCGGCGTGCTCAGGAAGTCGGGCAGGGACGCAGGTCGGTTTCGCTGAGCCGGACGTCCGGCCAGCCCCGCAGCTGCGACGGCACCGAGTAGCGCTTGGTGCAGCCTGCCTGCTTCCCGCTCAGATCGAAGACCTCGGCCAGCACCGGCCCGCGCGGACACCCCGGCGCGGCCGGTGCGGCCGAGGCGCATTCGTGCCGGACCACCACCACCTCCGGCGCCGCGTCCCCGGCCACCTGCGCGAGCAGTACCCGGCCGGCGTCGGAGAAGTACAGCCGGTCCGACTGGCGCCAGGTGTCCGACGGCGCCACCAGCAGTTCCGCGATCACCCCGCCCTGGTAGTCGCCGTGCACCAGGCAGGCGGCCAGCTGGCCGTCCACGCACTGCAGCGAGTCCTGCCGGACGGCCACGTCCATCGAGGCCAGCGCGCTCTCCAGGACGAAGTCCGAGCCGAGCCCGCCGAACCGCACGTGCGCCGACCGGCCATCCGGATCGGCGAGCAGCTCGGCCGTGGTGCCCTTGACCGGCTGGCTGGCCAGCACCTGGCACGCCCTCGGCCCGCATTCCGACGCGGCACCGGCCGAGGTCGGCTCACCACCGGCACCCGGCACGGCGGTTTCCGGCGTGCCTGGACGCAGCAGGACCGCCGTCACCAGCGCGCCCGCCGTGATCAGCACCGCCAGCACCGCCGTCACCACGATCGAACGCGGAGCAGCCACTTCCCCTCCTCTCCCGCCTTCCGCAGAGTAGGCGGTGTCCGGCGAGTCGGCTCGCGGTCTTCGCGCCCAGGCGGGAGTCGGCGTCGCTCCCCGTATCCGAGTCTGCTCTAATCGTGACGGTGACCATGCTCAAGCAGACACAGGGATTCCCGCCCGCCGTGTACCTGCCGACCGGGCCGAGGTACGCCTCCGAGACCGAAGCCATCGTCGAGCTGCGGCGAACCGCGGACGGCCGCACGGCCCTGCTCGCGTACTCCGCCCTCGACCGGCTGGTCAACTGCTGCGGTGACCAGCAGTCCTGGGTGCTGATGCGCACCGACAAGCTGGACAAGATCCACGCGGCGCAGCCGTTCGACGTCGCCTACCTCGACCTGGACATCCCGGCCTCGCACCGGATCAGCTGACCGACCCGAACCGAAGAGGCACTTCCCACCACCCGGGAAGTGCCTCTTCATCGCGCCGTTCCGGCTTTAGCATGTGGACTCCCGGCTAGCGAAGGATTCCCATGCCCCGCCCCGCACTGTTCCCCATCGCCGCGGCCGTGGTGCTCGCCACCGCGGCCTGCAACGCGTCCTCGAACCAGGCTTCCGCGCCCGCGACGGACGGCAAGTCGTTCGTCCTGGTCACCCCGAACCCGGTCGGCGTCAACGACTTCCTCAAGCTGTCCGTGAAGGGCATCGGCGACGCCGCGCAGGCACACGGCGCCACCACCAGGACCTACGAGAGCAGCGATCCGGCGAGCATCCAGCAGAACGTCGCGGCCGCCGTGCGCGACAAGCCGGACGTGATCGTCGCGGTCGGTTTCAACTTCGCCGACGTGCTGGCGCAGGAGGCCGAGCGCAACCCGCAGCAGCAGTTCCTCTTTGTCGACTCCTGCACCGAAAAGCCGTTCCCGAACGTCACCTGCGCCACTTTCCGCGAGTACGAGGCCAGCTACCTGGCCGGGGCGCAGGCCGGGCTGCTGACCAAGACCGGCAAGGTCGGCGCGGTGGTGGTGCTGGATTCCCCGCAGTTCCACCGGTTCTCCGACCCGTTCGGCGAAGGCGCGAAGAAGACCAGGCCGGACGTGGCCTTCAGCCAGTTGTTCATCGGCGGGCAGAACCCGTTCAACGACCCGGCCCGCGCGAAGGAACTGGCGGGCACGCTCGCCGGGAACGGCGTCGACCAGGTGATGGGCGCGGCTTCGGCGGCCGGGAACCTCGGTGTGTTCGAAGCGGCCAAGGCCGGTGGTTTCTTCGCGTACGGAGTGGACGCCAACCAGTGCCCGGCCAGCCCCGGTCAGGTGGTGGACAACGTGGTCAAGCGCACCGACGTGGTGATCGCGGACGGCATCAAGGCGATCCTCGACGGCAAGCCGGGAACCGCGCGGTCGTACGGCCTGGCCGAGGACGGCCTCGGGCTCAACGGCCTGCTTCCGGACGTGGCCACCTCGCAGTGCGTCATCGCGCAGCACCCGGAAGTCATCGACCAGGTGCGCGAACTGCGTGACCAGATCGTGGCGGGCACCATCAAGGTGACCGACCCCGCCGCCGGATGACCGCGGTCGAACTTCGCGGGATCACCAAACGGTTTCCCGGGGTCGTCGCCAACGACGGGGTGGACCTGAGCGTCGAACGCGGTGAGATCCACGCGCTGGTCGGGGAGAACGGCGCGGGCAAGACCACGCTGATGTCCATTTTGTACGGCACGCAACGGCCGGACGCGGGCACCGTGGAACTGTTCGGCGAACCGGCGCGCGGGCACGGCCCCGCCGACCGGATCGCCGCCGGGATCGGCATGGTGCACCAGCACTTCATGCTCTTCGGCGGGCTGACCGTGACCGAGAACGTGGTCTACAACCGGGGTGTGCTGGCGCGGCGGGCGCGGGCCGAGGTGGCCGGGCTGATCGAGCGGTACGGTCTCGGCCTCGATCCGGACGCGCGCGTGCGGGACCTGCCGATCGGGGTGCGGCAGCGGGTCGAGATCCTGAAGCTGCTGTACCGCGATTCGAAGATCCTCATCCTGGACGAGCCGACCGCGGTGCTCACGCCCGCCGAGGCTGACCGGTTGTTCGAGGTGTTGCGCGAGCTGGCCGGCGAAGGCCGCAGCGTCATCCTGGTCACGCACAAGCTGCGCGAGGTGCTGGCGATCAGCTCGCGCGTGACGGTGCTGCGGGACGGTCGTCGTGTCGCCGGGCTGCAAACGGCGGACACCACCGCCGCCGAACTCGCTCGCGCGATGACCGGACGCGACATCGAACTCGACGTCATCCAGCCACCGGGTACACCAGGCGAGGTGGTGCTCGACGTGCGCGGGCTGACCGTGCCAGGTGGGGCGAAACCGTTGGTGGACAACGCTTCGGTGACCGTGCGAGCCGGGGAGATCCTCGGGGTCGCCGGAGTCGCGGGCAACGGCCAGAGCGAGTTCGCCGAAGCGCTCGCCGGGTTGCGCGCGTTCACCGGCAGCGTCTCGTTGCAAGGGAAGCCGCTCACGCGGTCCTCGGTCGCGTACCTGCCGGAGGATCGCGGTGAGGTCGGTTCCGCGCAGACGGCGAGCCTCGCGGAGAACCTGGTCGTCGGGTATCACCGGAGCGGCCTGCTCCAGCCCGCGAAAATGCGTTCGCACGCGCGGCGCATCGTCGAGCGGTTCAACGTGAAGGCCGCTTCGGTGACCGCGCCGATCGGCGATCTCTCCGGCGGGAATCAGCAGAAAGCCTTGCTGGGCCGGGAACTCACGCGGGACGCGCCACTGTTGATCGCCGAGCAGCCGACCCGGGGGGTGGACATCGGCTCGGTGCGCGACATCCATGCCGAACTCGTCGCGCACCGGGATGCCGGGCACGCGATCGTGGTGGTTTCCGCCGAGCTGAGCGAAATCCGCGGTCTGGCCGACCGGGTGGTCGTCTTCTTCGACGGCCGGATCGTGGCTTCACTGGACAAGGCGGAGGCCACCGAGGAACGCCTGGGCCTGGCGATGGCGGGAGAACCTTCATGACCGGGGACCCAGCCGATGTCACGGCGGGCGGCGGCCAACGCGCGAGGCGCGGCATGAGGCTGTCCAGACGCTGGGCTGTCGTGTTCGCGTTGCTCGGGGCGTTTGTGCTGGGCACGCTCATCCTGGCCGGTACCGGCGCCGACCCGATCAGCGCGTACTCCGCGATCATCACCGGCGCGTTCGGCGCCGACGGCTTTCCCGGCACACTCGCGTACGCGGTGCCCGTGGTCGGCATGGCCGTCGCGCTGGCGGTGCCGCTCCGGGCGGGCATGGTCAACCTCGGCGGCGAGGGACAGCTCGTGCTGGGCGCGATCACCGGCACCGTGATCGGGTTGTCCAGTCCACTGCCCGCCGTGCCGACGGTGGTCCTCGCGCTACTCGGCGGCGCGCTCGCCGGGGCCGCGTACGCCGC
The genomic region above belongs to Amycolatopsis sp. YIM 10 and contains:
- a CDS encoding dicarboxylate/amino acid:cation symporter, with translation MSFIRTYNKPSVFAGAVLGGLVLGALLGVLARTTGTQWLTDTLDQIGSAFTTLLQIAVIPLVFTAIVVGISSLRNLGGGKTAARLGGKTVLWFAITSFIAVLIGIAVGKIVDPGSGGFAAEATAKNAERAAKATGGSWTAFIEGLLPQNFFSAFAEGETLQVLFLAILFGAAAYSLGERAKPFVDLTTSVFEIVQRYLGWIVRLAPLGVLGLIGAAVANYGDALLGPLAWLTGAVWIGVGLVLFVVYPILLRFVAKVSPAKFFGKAWTAIQFAFVSQSSAATLPLTRQSAVNLGVNPGYASFATPLASATKMDGCAAVFPAIGAIFIANISGVSLNVWQYLGIVFVAIFGALATAGTTGWLTALTLTTGLIGLAPEQVALGIALIYSVNPIMDMARTATNVAGQIVVPIIVSRGEGLLDDEVLNAPSTPPLLSDTGATPSRRPEPSPA
- a CDS encoding SAV_915 family protein, which gives rise to MTVTMLKQTQGFPPAVYLPTGPRYASETEAIVELRRTADGRTALLAYSALDRLVNCCGDQQSWVLMRTDKLDKIHAAQPFDVAYLDLDIPASHRIS
- a CDS encoding BMP family ABC transporter substrate-binding protein, giving the protein MPRPALFPIAAAVVLATAACNASSNQASAPATDGKSFVLVTPNPVGVNDFLKLSVKGIGDAAQAHGATTRTYESSDPASIQQNVAAAVRDKPDVIVAVGFNFADVLAQEAERNPQQQFLFVDSCTEKPFPNVTCATFREYEASYLAGAQAGLLTKTGKVGAVVVLDSPQFHRFSDPFGEGAKKTRPDVAFSQLFIGGQNPFNDPARAKELAGTLAGNGVDQVMGAASAAGNLGVFEAAKAGGFFAYGVDANQCPASPGQVVDNVVKRTDVVIADGIKAILDGKPGTARSYGLAEDGLGLNGLLPDVATSQCVIAQHPEVIDQVRELRDQIVAGTIKVTDPAAG
- a CDS encoding ABC transporter ATP-binding protein, translated to MTAVELRGITKRFPGVVANDGVDLSVERGEIHALVGENGAGKTTLMSILYGTQRPDAGTVELFGEPARGHGPADRIAAGIGMVHQHFMLFGGLTVTENVVYNRGVLARRARAEVAGLIERYGLGLDPDARVRDLPIGVRQRVEILKLLYRDSKILILDEPTAVLTPAEADRLFEVLRELAGEGRSVILVTHKLREVLAISSRVTVLRDGRRVAGLQTADTTAAELARAMTGRDIELDVIQPPGTPGEVVLDVRGLTVPGGAKPLVDNASVTVRAGEILGVAGVAGNGQSEFAEALAGLRAFTGSVSLQGKPLTRSSVAYLPEDRGEVGSAQTASLAENLVVGYHRSGLLQPAKMRSHARRIVERFNVKAASVTAPIGDLSGGNQQKALLGRELTRDAPLLIAEQPTRGVDIGSVRDIHAELVAHRDAGHAIVVVSAELSEIRGLADRVVVFFDGRIVASLDKAEATEERLGLAMAGEPS